TCACAATGAATATGATGGTAAGGACCCGTCTACATTATTCTTTAGAATTGAGCTcaatacttttttattttttatttctatttttatttttgggggACTTATTTAATGTACCTAAACCAATAATGTACACGCTAAGGGTGTTGAAATGATGACTGGTTGCTATCAGAACCCCAAAACCGTATTGAATATGACTTTAAAAGAACTTGAGAAATACTAGCACATTCGTTCTCCAGTACTACGTATTCTGTCAGTTCCTTTTTTAAGTATGCACAAAATGTGAATTTGAAGTCATTTTCTCACTAAaaaattcattttcatttaaCAATGAGCCCACAATTCTCTCATATAAGAGTTTATTTTAGTTCTATTTTAGAGACTGAACTCTGAATTTAGATTCAGTGGGTTCAAAATAAGTATGATCATATCGTACatgtacacatatatatattttttggcataCATATATGTGCGCGCACACACACATTAGTACTCAATTTGTCATGAAAGCTAAGCAAAAAACTTAAAACAATTTTATGAAGAGTACAGATACAATAAAGGTATAAAATACTCTTGGATATGGAAACTCCCTATACAACCCAAAATCAAAGGCTTTATTTGGCTTCTATATCATAAAGGACTCCCTACTAAAGATTACCTTAAAAATATTAATCTAATTCAAGATGCGACTTGCCAACATTGTCATCAAGAAAATGAAACAGTAAAACGTTTGTTTCTGGACTGCAACAGTGCTAGAGCATACTGGCAAGAAATGGGCATCAGCCAGTATATTGATCGAATTATTAATACCACACATCCAAATAACTGGTTGCATGAACTAATTAATTGTCAGGGCATTAAGTTTCCTTATCACATTACTTTGTGCTCATTTGTACCACTAAGCCTATGGAACATATGGTTAGCACGTAATAAAAACATTTACAATCATAGTACTGAGAGACTTCCATTGGCCATACAACTCAGCAGGCTGTTGAGTTCACTTATTTAACAGCTAAAGGTCATAAATGTCTTAGAACACGACAGCCTAATCTTAAGTGGATTCCTCCAAAAGATAAGTTTTATAAACTTAATACAGATAGGTCTTGCTCGGATACGAATGCGGGTATCGGTGGACTTATTAGAAATTCAAAAGCAGAATGGGTGCTGGGATTTGCTGCTTCAATCCCAAAAAATACAGCCATGTCAGCGGAATTACATGCGCTGCTACTTGGTCTTACACTTGCGCATGAACATAATTTGAACCCACTGGAGGTGGAAGTGGATGCGAAAGAGATTGTTAGAATGATTCAATCTAATAATATGTTGTTTGATAATATATTAATTGACTGCCGGTACCTCCTGGACAAGTTAGATAAACCAGTAGTGCAACATGCGTACAGAGAACAAAATAGGTTGGCAGATCTACTAGCTAAGGAAGCAAGCACCTTTGGAAATAACTATGTTCGGTGTATTTTTGATACAATCCCAGGTTTTGTAagacaagtttttgaaaaagacaagTATATAATGTTACTAACAACTACGGCGCCAGAACATGTTTTGTCTAATCCCAACATTGCTCCAACAAAGACTAACGCTTCTGCCAAATGATGCAAGTTAGTTGTAGATGATAATAGTAATACTAGGGGTTTGTGTAATGATATATTATCTAGCAGTTGTGTATTATCTAATAGTGTGTGTTCTAGTAGGATGCAGTCTATGCATCACTTCTCTGTACGTTTAACTTAATTGCAATATATGCTTATTtttgaaccaaaaaaaaaacaataaaggaCTATCTTTGTCATTTTATTAAATAAACAATAATAATTGTACAAATTTGTATGGGAAGTCAATACAAACAAAAccaatgttttaaaaaaaatcttggaaaaaaaaaaagaatagagaaATGCCTCTTCATCCTCAAGGTAAAACGCCCAAACTGTTAGCAAAAacttgagctaatttttggagAGGGCTTATCTCTGTATATAGCTATCTTCTGCTGTTTTccttttgtatattctctatatatattttttacacATTTATTTTATACATGACCCctgttaaaaaaaagaagaagaatggaaTTTCTGAACTTGTATATGCTCTGGAGATGAATTAAAAAGTTGAGATGCATCTTCTATGTGTAGAAACTTTTTGCTTCTTTTGTTTAAGGTCATCTTTGTAAACTTTGGCAATATCTTGTGCTATTTTTGTAGCATCAGCAGAAGCACCAGCTAGCCCTTTCCTTGTAAATCCAACTGCATATAGCCCAGATTTTCCTTTCCAGTTATTTTGTGCCTTTGGGAATCCATTCTTGGAAAAAAATTCACTTTCCTgtataaaataacaaaaataacattaGGCCACTGTTCAAGAACCTTCTATAACCACCActttcttttggctatttttgcaaaaagtgTTTATTCTTGCACTAACAGTGTAAaaattctttatcttgtctgTATATGTAACTTAAACTTACTGTAGTCATTAGGACACTGTTCAAGAACCTTCTATAACCACCTctttcttttggctatttttgcaaaagtgtTTATTCTTGCACCGACagcgtaatttttttttttttatcttgtcTGTATATGTACCTTAAAAATCATTATAAGAAACTTCCAAAACTGTCCACATTATTAAAAAAAGATTCCAGAAGGATTAGGACATTTTCTCACCTGTAGCCAAAAAGGGACATTGCTGCAATAACCAGTAGCCAAAACAACAGaatcaacttctaatttttcacCATTGACAAGTTCAATAGTGCCACATGAAAACCTCTTGATTCCTGGGATAACCTTAATTTTTCCAGATCTAATTTTTTCCAAGGCACCAATGTCCAAAACAGGTGTTTTTCCTTGTGTGTTCTTGAGTGTAAGTGGACCAATTGATGGCCTTTTTAGTCCATAATTCTCAATATTTCCCAATATAAACCATGCAATAATAAGTAGAATTTTATCAACTAGCCAAAGTGGCAACCAACTCATCATAAACATAGCCAACTCAAATGTTGATTTCCCAAAGATTTCTCTTGGCAAAACATGAACCTGAACAAGAAAAAACAGAGCAAAATAACATTagaaaaatagccaaaaatttaaaaagatattaaaTTCTAAACTCGTAATTTTAGAAGTCTAACGGTTCAGTAGTAAAAACCTAAAGGTTTGCTACTCAAAATAAAGTGAAGAATTGTCATTGGCAGACTCAAAATTTAGAGTCAATGGATTCTGCTCTTTAAATATGTgccaatttcaaaaaatataactATGAAAATCTTTAAAATCTCAAAAAACATAAAATTTCGGAACTGTTATTTCAAAAGAGTAACAGGTTCAGTCGTAAGAACTTAAAGATTTTAAGCCATGAAATTTAAATTTTGGATTCATCTCTGTGTGCTGCTTACCGAGCTACGGCACACCATAGATGGTTGAGCATTATGATTAGAAAGATCAAGAGAAACTTCCATGCCAGAATTGCCACATCCAATAACAACAACTTTCTTCCCTTGATATTTCTCTCCTGATTTATAATCACAAGCATGAATTACTTCACCTCCAAAATGTTTCAATCCTTCAATATCAGGCACTACTCTTTCAGCATTTTCACCGGTAGCCACAACAAGCCACTGACAAATATACTCAACTTCACAGCCAATAGGAGAAACAGTCTTAATCCTCCAAACTTTACAAGCTTCATCATATTTAGCTGATTCAACTGTTTCATTAAACTGTGGTTTAATGTCAAAATGGTTGGCATAAGATTCAAGATAATCAATGAATTGTCTCTTTGTTGGGTACTCAGGATAGTGATTTGGAAATGGAAATTTGGGAAGTTGACAGAATTTTTTTGGAAGGTGAAGTTTTAAACGATCATAAGTTCTTTTTTGCCATAAAGATGCAATACAATCAGCTCTTTCAAGAATTACAAAAGGAACACCTTGTTCTCTTAAACAAGCGCCTACAGCTAATCCCGATGGACCTGCACCTACAATAACAGGTCCATTTACCCAAACACATCTTCGCGAAAAGAAATTTCGTTCTGAGATGGTAAACATTTTTGCTTTCTTGTGAAAAATGGTGTTTTTTCCAAAACGAATCAGAGCGACAAATGACTGTGAAAGTGGTGTTTTTTTCCAAACGAATCGGAGCGACAAATGGCTGAAATGAAATAGAGATGTTTTGCTTTCTTGTGAAAAGGGTGTTGGAGTTTTGGTTTTTTAAGTGTAAAATTTGAACTTTTGTATGTGAGTATAGAGAATTTTGTGAAGAGAGAATTGAATTTGTTTGAAGAGAGGGGTGTAGAAGTGGGCTTATATAGAAGGTTATATTTTGTCCTGTGGCATAGGAAAGGGGCATGTGACAGAAGATGGGAAATTAATGCATTTGACGGGTCATTCTCAAATCATAAGCTATCATATGCTTACTTGTTAGTATATTATTTCATACTTAATTAATGCTATTAAAATATTATACTCTGATTTTATATTGGATTGAGTGGGTTTAGCTCCTGGTTTTTATTCCTTTTGTTTTTGACTTCTTTTTTTCGGTTGTATAGTTTGAGAATTATTATGGTTTTATGGGGTGAGACGTTTAAAATTGAGTACAGACAAACTTTTTTATAACAGTCTCGTTTGTTCCGATAATTTTGATGTTTATGTATATGTAAAGTTTCTGGTTGGCTAAACTTTTCATTGTTCAATGCAAGGCAGATCGAACAAACAATTTTTCCTTCCCGAATATGATACTATTAAAGAGTCGTCCTCCTTTTAAAGACTCGATTCTCAAAAGAAAAATATCATCAATATGAAGGATATCGAAAAAGCTTTTTTTCCTTCTATGTGCAACGAAAGACCAGGAATGGGTTCAATATTTTTTCGTTTAGATAGATACTATAAGACCTTCGTCCTAAATTCCATTACCGCCACCGTCTAATTAAATCCTCTTATAGATATAACAATTAGTCCTCCATCTTAGATTCCATTACCgtcaccatatcttttaaatagAATAGAATGGATACATAAGATCATACAGGTGAAcccatttcttccacattgttttTAATTATAAGTTATAGTACAATTTTCCATATGATGGTAATTAGGTGACACAAACTTAATGATAGTAATTAGATGAATTCAAATATAATGATGGTTAGAATAGTAAGCAGCTCCCTTGTTTCCTATCAAGGGGAAATGCATTTTGTTGTACTGAAAATAACTAAACATGCTCCTTCAATTTGAACTATAAATAATTAAGAGATCAATAATTCAAACTGATTCTAATGGTCCTACTGTGAAGCTAAGCCCCACTGAAGATCACAGAAAAATCTTCATAAGGTATGAAGCTTACTGGCTTATCGGACTATTTCTTGATTTGTGCGTGTTATTTTTGTGCAAAAAACCGTGTTAATCTTCTTTGTATCATTTCAATTTTATCGAATGTCCTGTACGAACCCGGAATATAAAAAGCTGACTAGGATAAACCATTAGGATGCCCACGTGGATAGGGTGTTGAAGGGTTGATTTAACTTCACCCAATCCCTATCTCTAATGGACCCTTTGGTCCCAAATGTCCCCACATAAGGATATAGCTACAACGAGGGAAGAGTTagtaaatgtaacgacccgaccggtcattttgagcttttacaCTTTGATCGCTAGttttcgggcatgacttgccccgtgttatgtattatgactgatgtagatcgttggttttggttttcaggaaaaatcggaatgaatttgaaagaacagtctcagttgaaagctttgaatttgaaaggcttgaccaagagttgacttatgtataaatgatcccggatcggaatttttatgatttgtctaGCTCCAttatgtgatttatgacttaggagcgcgatcagaattggttttggaggtccggtgtggaattaggcttgaattggcgaaagtagtattttagcgatttccggttgataggtgagattttgatccaagggtcggaatggaattccgaaagtttttgtagcttcattatgtgatttgggatgtgtgtgcaaaatttcatgtcattcggaggtgatttggttgggtttttgatcaaatgcgtgtttcggaagtttttggaaaacttaggcttgaattcgatgtgaattgatggttttgatgttgtttgaggtgttatgttgattggaaaaagtttgaatgatgttatggagtgtgttggcatgtttggtcggggtcacatgaggctcggataagttttggaagagtttttggaagatttttgttgttttgagcataaacacgtaatgatccaaaggtccattttagttctagagattaaaatttgatttcgagacttccgtaattttgataatgaattataggactgatctggaaagtttggtctaatttcattaagtcgcgattgggtttttgacgcgaaacatctgttaattgtttaacgagcgaaatggatatcgcactgagcaaacgagctccgaattgagtttcgattgaaggactatgttcgtattattatttgtgactcatagaaataagaatcatcgaattcagagttcgtatggtggagttagagcctttttagtgaaaataaatattgctgaTGCAGAAGgttctggtgtgcacctttagcgatcAGATTTGGCACCTTTAGCGACCGGAAAGgtcttttagcgaccagaatggGTTTTATTAGTGCTGTTCTAtttttttagctcattttcacGTTTTTCTTGTGAAAGAACACGACTTGGGGCAAtgtttgagcaagaaatcattggaaatcttgaggtaagtcacttgtgatcatttctactccataatattgaattatcatcgaataatccgactagattacatgtttttgaggagtaaattgggatttaggcctagggatttgaaaataagatctgaagatttgagggtcgagttgatgtccgattttggtaaattttatatgtatagactcgtggcgagataaggaatccgttgatgttaatttttctgaatttcgagaagtgggcccggggctcgggttttgccaaatttcgggatttttatgtttttcagttattttcgattgggtattgttcctacagcataatgtgacatattcgttctgattttggatagattcgacgcatgaagaggccaattcgagaggcaagcgCATATCGAGctagacttttggccgtcttgaggtgagtaattgatgtaaatgatgttctgagggtttgaaaccccagaatttcacATTGTAACGCTATATtaaggtgacttgcacgccggataacgggcatggggtagagcaccattggggattgtgacttggtccgtcccaagaGATGTTTTTATCGTGTTTTCtatttgaactaaattgagaatcatccttacttagatttgattgttacatttgggcttcttgccaattatttgaatccttcggggattgatatcactgttttcgcatattttgcatatcatttgatctcagtccaaggttttaaatactgttttgcaaactcagccatctttctaagatttgaaaacttaaatgatatttctaaatgatatttcgggctgagaactattgttttacgaatgcccaaggggcttatgatgatttttggacagagcatggatcgggctgcgcgccgcaacagtgttacattgatattgaggtcga
Above is a window of Nicotiana tabacum cultivar K326 chromosome 8, ASM71507v2, whole genome shotgun sequence DNA encoding:
- the LOC107767682 gene encoding putative indole-3-pyruvate monooxygenase YUCCA9: MFTISERNFFSRRCVWVNGPVIVGAGPSGLAVGACLREQGVPFVILERADCIASLWQKRTYDRLKLHLPKKFCQLPKFPFPNHYPEYPTKRQFIDYLESYANHFDIKPQFNETVESAKYDEACKVWRIKTVSPIGCEVEYICQWLVVATGENAERVVPDIEGLKHFGGEVIHACDYKSGEKYQGKKVVVIGCGNSGMEVSLDLSNHNAQPSMVCRSSVHVLPREIFGKSTFELAMFMMSWLPLWLVDKILLIIAWFILGNIENYGLKRPSIGPLTLKNTQGKTPVLDIGALEKIRSGKIKVIPGIKRFSCGTIELVNGEKLEVDSVVLATGYCSNVPFWLQESEFFSKNGFPKAQNNWKGKSGLYAVGFTRKGLAGASADATKIAQDIAKVYKDDLKQKKQKVSTHRRCISTF